In Paraburkholderia phenazinium, the following are encoded in one genomic region:
- the hemB gene encoding porphobilinogen synthase, with translation MSFYPHHRPRRMRRDDFSRRLMRENILTTNDLIYPVFVVEGTDVRQAVPSMPGVERVSVDLLMGVAEQCVELGVPVLSLFPAIEPSLKTPDGREATNEAGLIPRAIRELKKRFPELGVLTDVALDPYTSHGQDGVLDEAGYVINDETVDILVEQARAQAEAGVDIVAPSDMMDGRIGAIREMLESEDHIHTRIMAYSAKFASAFYGPFRDAVGSATNLGTGNKMTYQMDPSNSDEALREVRADIEEGADMVMVKPGMPYLDILRRVKDEFRFPTYVYQVSGEYAMLKAAAQNGWLDHDKAMMESLLAFKRAGADGVLTYFALDAARILLAQK, from the coding sequence ATGAGCTTCTATCCGCATCACCGTCCGCGCCGTATGCGCCGCGACGACTTCTCGCGCCGCCTCATGCGAGAAAACATCCTGACCACCAACGACCTGATCTATCCCGTGTTCGTCGTCGAAGGCACCGACGTGCGGCAAGCCGTGCCGTCGATGCCGGGCGTCGAGCGCGTCTCGGTTGATCTGCTGATGGGCGTGGCCGAACAGTGCGTCGAACTGGGCGTGCCGGTGCTGTCGCTGTTTCCGGCTATCGAACCGTCGTTGAAGACCCCGGATGGCCGCGAGGCCACCAACGAAGCGGGTCTGATTCCGCGCGCCATTCGCGAACTGAAAAAGCGCTTTCCCGAACTGGGCGTGCTCACCGACGTCGCGCTCGATCCGTACACGAGCCACGGCCAGGACGGCGTGCTCGATGAAGCGGGTTATGTGATCAACGATGAGACCGTCGATATTCTCGTCGAGCAGGCCCGGGCTCAAGCGGAAGCGGGCGTGGATATCGTCGCACCGTCGGACATGATGGACGGGCGCATCGGTGCGATCCGCGAAATGCTCGAGAGCGAGGATCACATTCACACGCGAATCATGGCCTATTCGGCCAAGTTCGCGTCGGCCTTCTACGGTCCGTTCCGCGATGCCGTGGGTTCCGCGACGAACCTCGGCACGGGCAACAAGATGACCTATCAGATGGACCCGTCGAACTCCGATGAAGCGCTGCGCGAAGTGCGCGCGGACATCGAAGAAGGCGCGGACATGGTGATGGTCAAGCCCGGTATGCCGTACCTCGATATCCTCCGGCGTGTGAAGGACGAGTTCCGCTTTCCGACCTACGTCTATCAGGTGAGCGGCGAGTACGCGATGCTGAAGGCCGCAGCACAAAACGGCTGGCTCGATCACGACAAGGCAATGATGGAATCGCTGCTGGCGTTCAAGCGAGCCGGTGCGGATGGCGTGCTGACGTATTTCGCACTGGACGCCGCGCGGATCTTGCTGGCGCAGAAGTAG